From the genome of Flavobacterium luteolum, one region includes:
- a CDS encoding pentapeptide repeat-containing protein: MESKLYQNRTFETIDYSDQSLANTEFVNCEFINCNFSKSDLSHNDFLDCTFKNCNLSLTTLRNTGLKNIKFIGCKLMGLDFSACNSFLFSMNFEDCVLDYSTFIYKKLKKTNFTDCLLKETDFSNTDLSFAVFKNCDLSGATFVESILEKTDFRSSRNYAFDPSENKIKGTKVSHTALAGLLEKFDLSIE, from the coding sequence ATGGAATCAAAATTATACCAAAACCGAACTTTTGAAACGATTGATTATTCGGATCAAAGTTTAGCCAATACCGAATTTGTAAACTGCGAATTCATAAACTGCAACTTTTCTAAAAGTGATTTGAGCCATAACGACTTTCTAGATTGCACATTTAAAAACTGCAATCTTTCGTTGACAACTTTGCGAAATACGGGATTGAAAAACATCAAATTTATTGGCTGTAAATTAATGGGACTTGACTTTAGTGCCTGCAATAGTTTTTTGTTTTCAATGAATTTTGAAGATTGCGTTCTAGACTATTCTACTTTCATTTACAAAAAACTAAAGAAAACCAATTTTACAGATTGCCTTTTAAAAGAAACTGATTTCTCAAATACCGATTTATCTTTTGCCGTTTTTAAAAATTGTGATCTTTCTGGCGCCACTTTCGTGGAAAGCATTTTAGAAAAAACAGATTTTAGAAGTTCTAGAAACTATGCTTTTGATCCGTCAGAAAATAAGATTAAAGGAACAAAGGTTTCGCATACGGCGCTTGCAGGTTTATTAGAAAAATTTGATTTATCTATTGAATGA
- a CDS encoding SusC/RagA family TonB-linked outer membrane protein, producing MNFKELLNKGANFCFKLVFLLCLLIGSQVHAQGTTIEGTVKDAAGLSLPGVNVLEKGTKNGTSTDFDGHYKIKLTNPKAVLSFSFIGFQSINVPTEGKTKVNATMIEDSNNLNEVVVIGYGTAKKSDLTGAVSTISGADLKKVPVANVAEALTGRIAGVQVTAAEGSPDADIKIRVRGGGSLTQDSSPLIIVDGFPINNMNDISSSDIETMTVLKDAASTAIYGSRGANGVILITTKSGKDGKIAVNFNMFYGMKTMAKDIDVLSPEDYTKWQYEYALLSQSGTKVPTNPDSYTKYFGNWEDHDMYNGLKGDDWQKQIFGRTGEVQSRDLGIRGGTDKLNYNFNYAHYDEKAIMVGSDYRRNNLALALKSKLNDKIDVAFTMRYSDTEIDGGGVNEQNEKSSSDSRMRTIVGYAPLPVQGLTSDDTTGDGTDVLINPFTAISDNNAQQFRKNFNMLGSFGWEIVDNLKLKVDLGLDNSNITDYRFYGRSTYYVNNSPTATLQGLPAMIMSDGKQKRFRNANTLNYDFKKIMGEDHHLTALVGEESITYTTNTVTSTIHGYPSFFDFEKAKTLTTQGTPQAVDNYYSPDDRLLSFFGRANYDYKNRYLLSATFRADGSSKFLGTNRWGYFPAFAAGWKMSEENWLKNKSWLSLLKLRASYGEAGNNNIPVGQQIQIFQSTPTTWLNGVTSVWAPSKTMPNPDLKWETTVTQNIGLDFAFFKNRLSGNFDIYKNLTNDLLLNFPVSGVGYDFQYRNMGQNQNKGFEATINVVAIEKAKYGLNFSFNMAVNKNRINSLGIMSDFGAATNWASSQIGDDYLIAVGSSLGSMYGYKNDGRYEVSDFDYVGGKYVLKSGVVNTSTSLVGDGSSLKPGDMKLKDVNGDNVVDGKDKTVIGNVNPKSSGGFVINGNAYGFDLMAAFNWSIGNDVYNADKIEFSTATASGKYKNLNSTMADGKRWTNLDPATGQLVTDPTALADLNANTTMWSPYMRQAIFTDWAVEDASFLRLNTLTLGYSMPEMFTSKLGVSKLRFYLTGSNIFVWTNYSGSDPEVSTKRKTPLTPGVDSSPYPRSRQMIFGMNLNF from the coding sequence ATGAACTTTAAAGAACTATTAAACAAAGGAGCAAATTTTTGCTTTAAACTTGTTTTCTTACTGTGCTTATTGATCGGTAGTCAAGTACACGCTCAGGGCACAACGATAGAGGGAACCGTGAAGGATGCCGCGGGACTTTCTCTTCCTGGGGTAAACGTCTTAGAAAAAGGAACTAAGAACGGAACTTCTACCGATTTTGACGGGCATTACAAAATAAAACTGACTAATCCGAAAGCAGTATTAAGTTTTTCATTTATAGGTTTCCAGAGCATTAATGTTCCAACAGAAGGAAAGACAAAAGTGAATGCAACAATGATTGAAGATTCTAATAACTTGAATGAAGTTGTTGTAATTGGATATGGAACTGCTAAGAAATCTGATTTAACAGGTGCTGTGTCAACTATTTCAGGAGCTGATTTAAAAAAGGTACCAGTAGCAAATGTTGCTGAAGCTTTAACAGGTCGTATAGCGGGTGTGCAGGTAACTGCAGCAGAAGGTTCTCCAGATGCAGATATTAAAATTAGAGTTCGTGGAGGGGGATCGCTTACTCAAGATTCTTCGCCATTGATTATTGTGGATGGTTTTCCGATTAATAATATGAATGATATTTCTTCATCTGATATTGAAACAATGACTGTTTTAAAAGATGCCGCTTCAACTGCAATCTACGGATCACGTGGTGCAAATGGGGTAATTCTTATTACAACAAAAAGCGGAAAAGATGGGAAAATAGCAGTAAACTTCAATATGTTCTATGGTATGAAAACGATGGCCAAAGATATTGATGTTTTGTCGCCTGAGGATTATACGAAATGGCAATACGAGTATGCTTTGCTTTCTCAAAGCGGAACAAAAGTGCCTACTAATCCAGATTCATACACTAAGTATTTTGGAAATTGGGAAGATCATGATATGTACAACGGTTTAAAAGGAGATGATTGGCAAAAACAAATCTTTGGACGTACTGGTGAGGTGCAAAGCCGTGATTTAGGAATTAGAGGAGGAACAGATAAACTTAATTATAATTTTAATTATGCGCACTACGATGAAAAAGCTATCATGGTAGGCTCAGATTACAGAAGAAATAACTTAGCATTAGCTTTAAAAAGCAAATTAAATGATAAGATTGATGTAGCTTTTACAATGCGTTATTCAGATACAGAAATTGATGGTGGTGGTGTAAACGAGCAAAACGAAAAATCTTCTTCAGATTCTCGTATGCGTACTATTGTGGGTTACGCACCGCTTCCTGTACAAGGTTTGACATCAGATGATACTACTGGAGACGGAACAGATGTTTTAATAAATCCTTTTACAGCTATATCAGATAATAACGCACAGCAGTTTCGTAAAAACTTTAATATGTTAGGAAGTTTTGGATGGGAAATTGTTGATAATTTGAAATTGAAAGTAGATTTAGGTTTAGATAATTCTAACATTACAGATTATCGTTTTTACGGAAGATCAACTTATTACGTAAATAATTCGCCAACAGCTACTTTACAAGGTTTACCTGCAATGATTATGTCAGATGGTAAACAAAAACGTTTTAGAAATGCTAATACATTAAATTACGACTTCAAAAAAATAATGGGAGAGGATCATCATTTGACTGCTCTTGTTGGAGAAGAAAGTATTACCTATACTACAAATACAGTAACAAGTACAATACATGGATATCCAAGTTTCTTTGATTTTGAAAAAGCAAAAACTCTAACCACACAAGGTACTCCTCAAGCAGTAGATAATTATTACAGCCCTGATGATAGATTATTATCTTTCTTCGGACGTGCAAATTATGATTACAAAAATCGTTATTTACTTTCAGCTACATTCCGTGCAGATGGATCTAGTAAATTTTTAGGAACAAACCGTTGGGGATATTTCCCAGCTTTTGCAGCAGGATGGAAAATGTCAGAAGAAAATTGGCTAAAAAATAAATCTTGGTTAAGCCTTTTAAAGTTAAGAGCAAGTTATGGTGAAGCAGGTAATAATAATATTCCTGTTGGACAGCAAATTCAAATTTTTCAATCGACACCAACAACATGGCTTAATGGGGTTACTAGCGTTTGGGCACCTTCTAAAACAATGCCTAATCCTGATTTGAAATGGGAAACAACAGTTACTCAGAACATTGGTTTAGATTTTGCATTTTTCAAAAATCGTTTAAGTGGTAATTTTGATATCTATAAAAATCTAACAAACGACTTATTGCTTAATTTCCCAGTTTCAGGAGTTGGATATGATTTTCAATACCGTAACATGGGACAAAACCAAAATAAAGGTTTCGAGGCTACTATAAACGTTGTTGCAATTGAAAAAGCGAAATATGGATTGAATTTTTCATTCAACATGGCAGTAAACAAAAACCGTATTAACTCATTGGGTATTATGAGTGATTTTGGTGCAGCTACTAATTGGGCTTCTTCACAAATTGGAGATGATTATCTTATAGCGGTTGGTTCTTCTTTAGGAAGTATGTACGGTTACAAAAATGATGGAAGATATGAAGTTTCAGACTTTGATTATGTTGGAGGAAAATATGTCTTAAAAAGCGGTGTAGTGAATACTTCTACTTCTTTGGTTGGTGACGGAAGTTCTCTTAAACCTGGAGACATGAAACTTAAAGATGTTAATGGAGATAACGTAGTAGATGGTAAGGATAAAACAGTTATTGGTAATGTTAATCCTAAAAGTTCAGGAGGTTTTGTTATTAACGGTAACGCTTATGGTTTTGACTTAATGGCTGCTTTTAACTGGAGTATTGGTAATGATGTTTATAATGCGGATAAAATTGAATTTTCTACAGCGACAGCATCAGGAAAATATAAGAACTTAAATTCTACAATGGCTGATGGAAAAAGATGGACTAACTTGGATCCTGCAACGGGTCAATTAGTAACAGATCCTACAGCATTGGCAGATTTAAATGCAAATACAACTATGTGGTCTCCATACATGAGACAAGCTATCTTTACTGATTGGGCAGTTGAAGACGCATCGTTTTTAAGATTAAATACTTTAACATTAGGGTATTCAATGCCTGAGATGTTTACATCTAAACTTGGAGTTTCTAAATTGAGATTTTACTTGACAGGAAGCAATATTTTTGTTTGGACTAACTATTCTGGCTCTGACCCAGAAGTTTCAACAAAAAGAAAAACTCCACTTACTCCTGGGGTTGATTCGAGTCCTTATCCAAGAAGCAGACAAATGATTTTTGGTATGAATCTTAATTTCTAA
- a CDS encoding DUF5123 domain-containing protein produces the protein MMKTINIFKGLITVLLLSVAVSGCESYNEALLDDIGNTREFSPIGLKATIRNKTIVELDWTVKKGENADHFVVEFSADDPSFSTIYKTINVAPKELPIQVPLEGETVYSIRVKSVTSGLEDSKWSVITATTLSEQIMFPVQDADIEATQVTLRWVPNSAVTQITAMPGNIVHTITAAEKTAGVATLTGLTPETAYTAILYNGTKKRGDATFTTGIDIGTGILVKLGDDVLQKITNAPSGSVLVFMPGDYTAQTGTIAVNKTLTLRGLRPGDKPKLKFNFTLANNPNNASEVVNFSLVDIDLSGAGTTGGAIAISSPATTQLGDVLISGSYVHDFPSQLMYGNASAKLKSFTVDNSIIKNVNTASGADFIDFRTTYVANVSLTKSTFDTCSSRDFIRLDAAAGLTGTGLTSNVLIDGCTIYAPTLPAASRILYVRFVTNALIVRNTILNVGSAVYTNTTATAVPTFSNNNNFNSPNLQSTASNNRPDASATVLDPQFTSASTGDFTIKNQTLIDRKVGDPRWIK, from the coding sequence ATGATGAAAACAATAAATATATTTAAAGGATTAATAACCGTATTACTTCTTTCTGTAGCTGTTTCTGGCTGTGAAAGTTATAATGAAGCGTTATTAGACGATATAGGAAATACAAGAGAATTTTCTCCAATTGGACTTAAAGCAACAATTAGAAATAAAACTATTGTCGAACTAGATTGGACGGTTAAAAAAGGTGAAAATGCAGATCATTTTGTAGTAGAATTTAGTGCCGATGACCCTAGTTTCAGTACAATTTATAAAACTATTAATGTAGCACCAAAAGAACTTCCTATACAAGTGCCTCTAGAAGGAGAGACAGTTTATTCTATTAGAGTAAAATCTGTTACTTCGGGATTAGAAGATTCAAAATGGTCAGTTATAACTGCCACGACATTATCAGAACAAATAATGTTTCCTGTTCAAGATGCAGATATTGAAGCAACTCAAGTTACATTAAGATGGGTTCCAAATAGCGCTGTGACACAAATTACCGCTATGCCTGGAAATATCGTGCATACTATTACAGCTGCTGAAAAAACAGCTGGAGTAGCTACTTTAACAGGCTTAACACCTGAAACCGCTTATACAGCAATTTTATACAACGGTACGAAGAAAAGAGGTGATGCAACATTTACAACAGGAATAGATATTGGAACTGGAATATTAGTTAAATTAGGAGATGATGTGCTTCAAAAAATTACTAACGCACCTTCTGGATCTGTTTTAGTTTTCATGCCAGGTGATTATACAGCTCAAACAGGGACAATTGCAGTAAATAAAACATTGACATTAAGAGGTTTGAGACCAGGCGATAAGCCAAAACTTAAGTTCAATTTCACTCTTGCTAACAACCCTAATAATGCAAGCGAAGTAGTTAATTTCTCTTTAGTTGATATCGATTTAAGTGGAGCAGGAACGACTGGTGGGGCGATTGCAATTAGTTCGCCAGCTACAACACAATTAGGTGATGTATTAATTAGTGGCAGTTATGTTCATGATTTCCCATCTCAATTAATGTATGGAAATGCATCGGCAAAACTAAAATCGTTCACTGTAGATAATAGTATTATTAAAAATGTAAATACTGCTTCTGGTGCTGATTTTATCGATTTCAGAACTACTTATGTAGCAAATGTATCTTTAACAAAAAGTACATTTGACACTTGTTCATCTCGTGATTTCATACGTTTAGATGCAGCAGCAGGGCTAACAGGAACAGGATTAACAAGCAATGTGCTAATTGATGGATGTACAATTTATGCTCCAACACTTCCAGCTGCTAGTAGAATCTTGTATGTACGCTTTGTTACAAATGCTTTAATAGTGCGTAATACGATATTAAATGTTGGATCAGCAGTTTATACAAATACTACTGCAACAGCCGTTCCGACGTTCTCAAATAATAATAATTTCAATTCGCCTAATTTACAGTCTACAGCAAGTAACAATAGACCAGATGCTTCTGCAACTGTATTAGATCCTCAATTTACAAGTGCGTCAACGGGTGATTTTACTATTAAGAATCAAACATTAATTGATAGAAAAGTAGGAGATCCACGTTGGATAAAATAA
- a CDS encoding DUF6642 family protein: MDNEKFIFCLEGVKDIDDHTPTNVVKCLEELAIDQGISSIHKTCDTIEGLEESLNILLYEDHNFKDYEIIYLAMPGQENNICLHDYYYSIEEIAELFEGKMKGKIIHFANLKVLDLNEEEAQYFLDITGARAISGYGSTYNKIASCSTIDKAFFSLYQENDNLIEVVEDLYAKHYNLCKLLDFRLYY; encoded by the coding sequence ATGGATAATGAAAAATTTATTTTCTGCCTTGAAGGCGTTAAAGATATAGACGATCATACCCCGACCAATGTGGTAAAATGTCTGGAAGAGCTGGCTATTGACCAAGGCATTTCAAGCATCCATAAAACCTGCGACACGATTGAAGGTTTAGAAGAAAGCTTGAATATTTTACTTTACGAAGATCATAATTTCAAAGATTATGAGATTATTTATTTGGCAATGCCAGGTCAGGAAAACAATATCTGCCTTCACGATTATTATTACAGCATCGAAGAAATTGCCGAATTGTTTGAAGGTAAAATGAAAGGCAAAATCATTCATTTTGCCAATCTTAAGGTTTTAGATTTAAACGAAGAAGAAGCACAATATTTCTTAGATATTACTGGAGCAAGAGCCATTTCTGGCTATGGTTCTACTTATAATAAAATTGCCAGTTGCAGTACCATCGACAAAGCTTTTTTTAGTTTGTATCAGGAAAACGACAACTTAATTGAAGTCGTTGAAGATCTTTACGCGAAACATTACAATTTATGCAAACTGCTTGATTTTAGATTGTATTATTAA
- a CDS encoding helix-turn-helix domain-containing protein, whose translation MKKQAEKIKTYNPKGFREKFLGEDNPIHLLFKSNSDHFFCLEIEEMMQMQHPVPPSKHSCHTLIFISSGQHVMKLGYQEYATTDNEIIMVPAGQIFSLDNVNNIHKGFICQFHPDILIRKYGSRELLNDFDFLKISGDPKIKLATEDVGAITNILERLKKEYSETTIADLNIVQSYLITLFYEMNKNAVKTVKNISAAEAITAKFKELIHDHIKTQHQVNYYSSLLNVTPNHLNKCVKTITGKSAVKWIDENILLEAKYLLFQTTLSVGEIATQVGFEDQSYFSRFFKKTEGISPIRYRKMIDKS comes from the coding sequence ATGAAAAAGCAGGCAGAGAAAATAAAAACCTATAATCCAAAAGGATTTCGAGAAAAGTTTCTGGGAGAAGACAATCCTATTCACTTACTTTTCAAATCGAATTCGGATCATTTTTTCTGTCTCGAAATCGAAGAAATGATGCAGATGCAGCATCCTGTTCCGCCTTCGAAACATTCTTGCCATACTTTGATTTTTATTTCGTCAGGTCAGCATGTTATGAAATTGGGTTATCAGGAATATGCCACGACCGATAACGAAATAATTATGGTTCCGGCTGGTCAGATTTTTTCGCTTGATAATGTTAACAATATTCATAAAGGATTTATCTGCCAATTTCATCCTGATATTTTGATTCGGAAATATGGAAGTCGTGAACTTCTTAACGATTTTGATTTTCTAAAAATTTCGGGAGATCCAAAAATAAAACTAGCAACTGAAGATGTTGGCGCCATAACCAATATCTTGGAACGATTGAAAAAGGAATATTCAGAAACTACAATTGCAGATTTGAATATTGTACAATCTTATCTCATTACTTTGTTTTATGAGATGAATAAAAATGCTGTGAAAACTGTGAAAAATATTTCGGCAGCAGAAGCAATCACAGCAAAGTTTAAAGAGCTAATTCATGATCATATAAAAACACAGCATCAGGTTAATTATTATTCATCTCTACTAAATGTTACTCCAAACCATCTGAATAAATGTGTTAAGACCATAACAGGAAAATCTGCTGTTAAATGGATTGACGAAAACATATTGCTTGAAGCTAAATATTTATTGTTTCAAACCACACTTTCTGTAGGTGAAATCGCAACGCAAGTAGGCTTTGAAGATCAATCTTACTTTAGTCGTTTCTTTAAAAAAACAGAAGGAATTTCTCCTATTCGTTATCGAAAAATGATTGATAAGTCCTAA
- a CDS encoding RagB/SusD family nutrient uptake outer membrane protein translates to MKHKIIIAGLIISGLFSSCQQFEDDYLDTPAKSTLEPSLIFSEVALAKGAVDGIKVPFAETNSYRGRFLPYYGLNTDVEWFAASQTAGDKADLCVYDPKPTNTEMNTTNNAYAMMYQGIERANICIVGLRQYGNPVPGSEMGQLLGESLTLRAIYYADLLKTWGDVPARFEPISTATLYLPKSSRDVIYKQIIADLGEASTLVAWPNQTSYTSTVEHVNKAFVKGFRARLALAASGFQQYPDGVRRSNDPDLSVASMYALALKESREVIQSGSARLESTFEGLWRKYNEEVTTAGGESLWELPFSDGRGRMLFTFAVKHTAAADQFQANGANRGGVAGPLPFVFYDYDQADTRRDVTCVPYKYGAAVNGIAKQELGSLDTWYFGKYRYEWMKRYVTSTNDDGVNKMYMRYAEVLLIAAETANELEGPSAAAPYLKEIRRRSFASANQAVKVDAYVDGLTSKDAMFNALVLENKYEFTGEMERKQALIRWNLLKVKLDEAKQKMTELSARSGQYADVPATLYYKYKADNVSLDIYGLNRGETTNPGVLYSSTSWTWTGTAADAKIASLYKPGVNPDNRQFWPIWQVFISASNGQLKNDYGYENL, encoded by the coding sequence ATGAAACATAAAATAATAATAGCAGGATTGATCATTTCGGGTTTATTTAGTTCTTGCCAGCAATTTGAAGATGATTACCTAGATACACCTGCAAAATCGACACTAGAGCCATCTTTGATCTTTTCTGAAGTAGCACTTGCAAAAGGAGCTGTTGATGGAATAAAAGTGCCATTTGCTGAAACAAATTCTTATAGAGGAAGATTTTTGCCATATTACGGACTTAATACTGATGTAGAATGGTTTGCTGCTTCACAAACGGCAGGAGACAAAGCAGATCTTTGCGTTTATGATCCTAAGCCAACAAATACCGAAATGAATACTACCAATAATGCTTATGCAATGATGTATCAAGGTATTGAGCGTGCCAATATTTGTATTGTAGGTTTACGTCAATATGGAAACCCTGTGCCTGGTAGCGAAATGGGGCAATTACTAGGAGAGTCTTTAACACTAAGAGCAATTTATTATGCTGATTTACTTAAAACTTGGGGAGATGTTCCAGCTCGTTTTGAACCAATATCTACAGCAACTTTATATTTGCCTAAATCAAGTAGAGATGTTATTTACAAACAAATAATTGCAGATTTAGGAGAAGCTTCTACATTGGTTGCTTGGCCTAATCAAACTTCATATACAAGTACAGTAGAACACGTTAATAAGGCTTTTGTAAAAGGATTTAGAGCACGTTTGGCTTTGGCTGCAAGTGGTTTCCAACAATATCCTGATGGAGTAAGAAGAAGTAATGATCCAGATCTTTCAGTTGCTTCTATGTATGCATTGGCATTAAAAGAATCTCGTGAAGTAATCCAAAGTGGCTCAGCCCGTTTAGAATCTACTTTTGAAGGATTATGGAGAAAATACAACGAAGAAGTTACTACAGCTGGAGGAGAATCTCTATGGGAACTTCCTTTTTCTGACGGACGTGGTAGAATGTTATTTACGTTTGCTGTAAAACATACTGCTGCTGCAGATCAATTTCAAGCTAATGGCGCTAACCGTGGAGGTGTCGCTGGACCATTGCCATTTGTTTTCTACGATTACGATCAAGCAGATACTCGTAGAGATGTTACTTGTGTACCTTATAAATATGGTGCAGCAGTTAATGGAATTGCAAAACAAGAATTAGGTTCATTAGATACGTGGTATTTTGGTAAATACCGCTACGAATGGATGAAACGTTATGTGACATCTACAAATGATGACGGAGTTAATAAAATGTACATGCGTTATGCAGAGGTGCTTTTAATTGCTGCTGAAACGGCAAACGAATTAGAAGGACCAAGTGCAGCAGCTCCTTATTTAAAAGAAATCCGCAGAAGATCATTTGCATCAGCTAATCAGGCTGTAAAAGTTGACGCTTATGTAGATGGTTTAACTAGTAAGGATGCAATGTTTAATGCTCTTGTTTTGGAAAATAAATATGAGTTTACAGGAGAAATGGAGCGTAAACAAGCGCTTATCCGTTGGAATTTGCTTAAAGTAAAATTAGACGAAGCAAAACAAAAAATGACAGAACTATCAGCTCGCTCAGGACAGTATGCTGATGTGCCAGCAACTTTGTATTATAAATATAAAGCGGATAATGTAAGTTTAGATATTTACGGGCTTAATCGCGGAGAAACTACAAATCCGGGAGTATTGTATTCATCTACTTCATGGACTTGGACAGGCACAGCAGCTGATGCTAAGATAGCTTCATTGTACAAACCAGGAGTTAATCCTGATAACAGACAATTTTGGCCAATATGGCAAGTGTTTATTAGTGCAAGTAATGGTCAATTAAAAAATGATTACGGTTATGAAAATCTTTAG
- a CDS encoding AraC family transcriptional regulator, whose protein sequence is MPKLNQFKTLVLDEFEEEKFHLPPHTHTYYEIIYIKKGSGIHHINNNLLHYKAGDLFVISPDDEHYFDIKKSTRFIFIKFTDNYFNSKQNLTCDEFLIHTPESFMRDKILKETVLKFDEPCKTILKNTVENITKYGEYIDVTNSPIVFYQILSIFGLIKETIRCMNLQMTSKHLDNEQIANYIHQNIYQPKLVQIKVIAEHFNIAQTYFSAYFKRTFSISYREYIHNLRMTLIEKRFHNNQLPIKQIAYEFGFTDESHLTNYFKKRRNMKPTDFKKL, encoded by the coding sequence ATGCCGAAATTAAATCAGTTTAAGACACTTGTCCTTGACGAGTTTGAAGAAGAGAAATTCCATCTTCCGCCACATACGCATACCTACTACGAAATCATCTATATCAAAAAAGGAAGCGGCATTCATCACATAAATAACAATCTTCTTCATTATAAAGCAGGCGATCTATTTGTAATCTCTCCCGATGACGAACATTACTTCGATATTAAAAAAAGTACTCGTTTTATTTTTATCAAATTCACCGATAATTATTTTAACTCGAAACAAAACTTAACCTGTGACGAATTCTTGATTCATACACCTGAAAGTTTTATGCGCGATAAAATTTTAAAAGAAACAGTTTTAAAATTTGATGAGCCTTGTAAAACTATCCTAAAAAATACTGTCGAGAACATTACAAAATACGGAGAGTATATTGATGTTACCAATTCTCCAATTGTATTCTATCAGATCCTTTCGATTTTTGGACTTATTAAAGAAACCATACGATGTATGAATCTACAGATGACATCGAAACATTTGGATAATGAACAAATTGCCAATTATATTCATCAGAATATTTATCAGCCAAAACTGGTTCAGATAAAAGTAATTGCAGAACATTTCAATATTGCTCAAACGTATTTTAGTGCTTATTTTAAAAGAACTTTCAGCATTAGTTATCGCGAATACATTCATAATTTAAGAATGACTTTAATCGAAAAGAGATTTCACAATAATCAATTGCCCATTAAACAAATTGCCTACGAGTTTGGTTTTACAGACGAAAGCCATTTGACCAATTATTTCAAAAAACGCAGAAACATGAAACCAACCGATTTTAAAAAACTCTAG
- a CDS encoding MFS transporter, with protein MKKSLIALSLGGLTIGITEFVMMGLLPDIASDMKVSIPVAGYLISSYALGVVIGAPLLVIAGRNYAPKKMLLILALMLAVFNALSIIAPSYNILFASRFLSGLPHGAFFGVGAVVASRLADKGKEAQAISIMFAGLTIANLIGVPIGTYIGHHFIWRYTFVLIAIVGLLTFLAIYLWMPNLEKGESVNMKTQLQFFKKTEAWLIIGITAIGFGGLFAWISYIAPLLINVSKFSPEDVSSILILAGLGMVVGNFVGGKLADRFSPAPTTLALLLVMSTDLILVYFFSFNQYVSLFLTFLTGAISFSVIAPIQMLMIRTAKGAEMIASASLQGSFNIGNALGAFLGGLPLAAGFSYSSPNLIGVVMSVIGMIITFILMRLHQKQVQVQAI; from the coding sequence ATGAAAAAAAGTCTTATTGCACTCTCTTTAGGAGGGTTAACTATTGGAATTACAGAATTTGTAATGATGGGATTACTCCCAGATATTGCTTCAGATATGAAAGTTTCAATTCCTGTTGCTGGATATTTAATTTCATCTTATGCACTTGGAGTTGTTATTGGAGCACCTTTATTAGTAATCGCAGGAAGAAATTATGCGCCAAAAAAAATGCTTTTGATTTTAGCTTTAATGTTGGCCGTTTTTAATGCTTTATCAATTATCGCACCTAGTTATAATATTTTATTTGCTTCTCGATTTCTTTCAGGTTTACCGCATGGAGCTTTCTTTGGAGTGGGAGCGGTAGTCGCAAGTCGTTTGGCAGACAAAGGGAAAGAAGCGCAGGCAATTTCTATAATGTTTGCTGGTTTGACTATTGCTAATTTAATTGGTGTGCCAATTGGGACTTATATCGGGCACCACTTTATTTGGCGTTATACTTTTGTATTAATTGCTATTGTAGGTCTGTTGACATTTTTAGCTATTTATTTATGGATGCCAAATCTAGAGAAAGGAGAAAGCGTGAATATGAAAACGCAACTTCAGTTTTTTAAGAAAACAGAAGCCTGGCTAATCATCGGAATTACAGCAATTGGTTTCGGAGGTTTATTTGCATGGATTAGTTATATCGCACCTCTTTTGATTAATGTTTCTAAATTTTCGCCAGAAGACGTTTCTTCTATCTTGATTCTGGCTGGGTTAGGAATGGTCGTTGGTAATTTCGTGGGAGGTAAATTGGCAGATCGTTTTTCGCCAGCGCCAACAACGTTGGCTCTACTGCTTGTTATGTCAACTGATTTGATTTTGGTTTATTTCTTCTCATTCAATCAATATGTTTCTTTATTTCTAACTTTCTTAACTGGTGCCATTTCGTTCTCGGTTATTGCGCCAATTCAAATGTTGATGATTAGAACTGCAAAAGGAGCGGAGATGATCGCTTCGGCATCTCTTCAAGGAAGTTTTAACATTGGAAATGCCTTAGGGGCTTTTCTAGGCGGTTTACCTTTAGCGGCAGGATTTAGTTATTCTTCTCCTAATCTTATCGGAGTTGTAATGTCGGTTATCGGAATGATCATTACATTCATATTGATGAGGTTACATCAAAAGCAAGTTCAGGTACAAGCTATCTGA